In the genome of Quercus robur chromosome 3, dhQueRobu3.1, whole genome shotgun sequence, one region contains:
- the LOC126718737 gene encoding probable serine/threonine-protein kinase PBL3 isoform X1, which produces MGNCLDSSAKVDTAQSSHATSGSAVSKLSSKTSRSSGPSSLTIQTFSETSNASSLPTPRSEGEILSSPNLKPFTFNELKNATRNFRPDSLLGEGGFGYVFKGWIDEHTFSAAKPGSGMVVAVKKLKSEGFQGHKEWLTEVNYLGQLHHPNLVKLIGYCLEGENRLLVYEFMPKGSLENHLFRRGPQPLSWAIRIKVATGAARGLCFLHEAKSQVIYRDFKASNILLDAEFNSKLSDFGLAKAGPTGDRTHVSTQVMGTHGYAAPEYVATGRLTAKSDVYSFGVVLLELLSGRRAVDKSKVGIEQNLVDWAKPYLGDKRKLFRIMDTKLEGQYPQKGAYTAATLALQCLSTEAKVRPKMAEVLATLEQLENSKNAGRTSQSEQHTGAPVRKSPMRPHNSPRNLTPGASPLPSYRQSPRVR; this is translated from the exons ATGGGAAACTGCTTAGATTCTTCAGCTAAAGTAGATACAGCTCAGAGCTCTCATGCCACTTCTG GGTCAGCAGTCTCAAAATTATCAAGCAAAACCAGCCGTTCATCAGGTCCTTCCAGTCTGACCATTCAAACTTTCAGTGAGACGAGCAATGCTTCAAGTCTTCCTACTCCAAGGTCTGAAGGTGAAATATTATCATCTCCAAATTTGAAACCCTTCACTTTCAATGAGCTAAAGAACGCCACCAGAAATTTCCGCCCGGACAGTCTTCTCGGTGAGGGAGGATTTGGTTATGTTTTCAAAGGATGGATTGATGAACACACTTTTTCAGCTGCAAAGCCGGGATCAGGAATGGTTGTTGCAGTCAAAAAGCTTAAATCTGAGGGTTTCCAAGGCCATAAGGAGTGGTTG ACTGAAGTTAATTATCTTGGCCAACTTCATCATCCAAATCTGGTTAAGCTAATTGGGTACTGTCTGGAGGGCGAGAACCGGCTTTTGGTCTATGAGTTCATGCCTAAAGGGAGCTTAGAGAATCATCTATTTAGAA GAGGGCCACAACCACTTTCTTGGGCAATAAGGATCAAAGTTGCCACTGGCGCTGCTAGAGGGCTCTGTTTTCTTCATGAGGCAAAATCACAAGTCATATATCGTGACTTCAAGGCTTCTAATATTCTATTGGATGCG GAGTTCAATTCGAAGCTTTCTGATTTTGGTTTGGCAAAGGCAGGTCCTACTGGTGATAGGACTCATGTATCTACTCAAGTCATGGGCACTCATGGCTATGCTGCACCTGAATATGTTGCTACAG GTCGGCTCACAGCAAAAAGTGATGTCTATAGCTTTGGAGTTGTGTTGCTAGAACTATTATCTGGACGACGTGCTGTCGATAAGTCAAAAGTTGGTATTGAGCAGAATCTGGTAGACTGGGCAAAACCCTATTTGGGTGACAAACGGAAATTGTTCCGGATTATGGACACAAAGTTGGAGGGCCAGTACCCCCAGAAAGGAGCCTATACAGCTGCCACCCTTGCCTTACAGTGCCTAAGCACTGAAGCTAAAGTCAGACCTAAAATGGCAGAGGTATTAGCAACCCTAGAACAGCTTGAAAACTCCAAAAATGCAGGCAGAACCTCCCAATCAGAGCAGCATACAGGTGCACCTGTCAGAAAATCCCCTATGCGCCCACACAATTCTCCTCGAAATTTAACACCTGGTGCATCACCATTACCATCCTATCGTCAATCTCCTCGAGTACGTTGA
- the LOC126718737 gene encoding probable serine/threonine-protein kinase PBL3 isoform X2, with amino-acid sequence MGNCPDSSAKVDTAQSSHATSGSAVSKLSSKTSRSSGPSSLTIQTFSETSNASSLPTPRSEGEILSSPNLKPFTFNELKNATRNFRPDSLLGEGGFGYVFKGWIDEHTFSAAKPGSGMVVAVKKLKSEGFQGHKEWLTEVNYLGQLHHPNLVKLIGYCLEGENRLLVYEFMPKGSLENHLFRRGPQPLSWAIRIKVATGAARGLCFLHEAKSQVIYRDFKASNILLDAEFNSKLSDFGLAKAGPTGDRTHVSTQVMGTHGYAAPEYVATGRLTAKSDVYSFGVVLLELLSGRRAVDKSKVGIEQNLVDWAKPYLGDKRKLFRIMDTKLEGQYPQKGAYTAATLALQCLSTEAKVRPKMAEVLATLEQLENSKNAGRTSQSEQHTGAPVRKSPMRPHNSPRNLTPGASPLPSYRQSPRVR; translated from the exons GGTCAGCAGTCTCAAAATTATCAAGCAAAACCAGCCGTTCATCAGGTCCTTCCAGTCTGACCATTCAAACTTTCAGTGAGACGAGCAATGCTTCAAGTCTTCCTACTCCAAGGTCTGAAGGTGAAATATTATCATCTCCAAATTTGAAACCCTTCACTTTCAATGAGCTAAAGAACGCCACCAGAAATTTCCGCCCGGACAGTCTTCTCGGTGAGGGAGGATTTGGTTATGTTTTCAAAGGATGGATTGATGAACACACTTTTTCAGCTGCAAAGCCGGGATCAGGAATGGTTGTTGCAGTCAAAAAGCTTAAATCTGAGGGTTTCCAAGGCCATAAGGAGTGGTTG ACTGAAGTTAATTATCTTGGCCAACTTCATCATCCAAATCTGGTTAAGCTAATTGGGTACTGTCTGGAGGGCGAGAACCGGCTTTTGGTCTATGAGTTCATGCCTAAAGGGAGCTTAGAGAATCATCTATTTAGAA GAGGGCCACAACCACTTTCTTGGGCAATAAGGATCAAAGTTGCCACTGGCGCTGCTAGAGGGCTCTGTTTTCTTCATGAGGCAAAATCACAAGTCATATATCGTGACTTCAAGGCTTCTAATATTCTATTGGATGCG GAGTTCAATTCGAAGCTTTCTGATTTTGGTTTGGCAAAGGCAGGTCCTACTGGTGATAGGACTCATGTATCTACTCAAGTCATGGGCACTCATGGCTATGCTGCACCTGAATATGTTGCTACAG GTCGGCTCACAGCAAAAAGTGATGTCTATAGCTTTGGAGTTGTGTTGCTAGAACTATTATCTGGACGACGTGCTGTCGATAAGTCAAAAGTTGGTATTGAGCAGAATCTGGTAGACTGGGCAAAACCCTATTTGGGTGACAAACGGAAATTGTTCCGGATTATGGACACAAAGTTGGAGGGCCAGTACCCCCAGAAAGGAGCCTATACAGCTGCCACCCTTGCCTTACAGTGCCTAAGCACTGAAGCTAAAGTCAGACCTAAAATGGCAGAGGTATTAGCAACCCTAGAACAGCTTGAAAACTCCAAAAATGCAGGCAGAACCTCCCAATCAGAGCAGCATACAGGTGCACCTGTCAGAAAATCCCCTATGCGCCCACACAATTCTCCTCGAAATTTAACACCTGGTGCATCACCATTACCATCCTATCGTCAATCTCCTCGAGTACGTTGA
- the LOC126719900 gene encoding probable serine/threonine-protein kinase PBL3 — MNVNTKYDFLHEYKLNCFCYSVLKAATQKFSCKNLLGQGDFGDVYIGYINHCTMTAARPGGGYAVAVKRLRKKGTQGDNEWLNELKFLARLNHPNVVKLIGYCSEREHRILVYEYMIGGSLEAHLLKDDDTELNWRRRINIALGKAKGLNFLHTLGRLVIHRDVKASNVLLDAEFLSLGFNPKLSDFGLAKYGHQGDQSHVSSRILGTKGYFAPEYIGTGHLTLKTDVYSFGVVLLEIFSGNCAAKKYSNGLEGNLVQWAKPYLSNKLDIRSVIDKRIGENFPGEGAQEFARIILQCLSTDPTGRPEMREVVANLERLEKICERRSNHNKPITNFHGTKGCHI; from the exons ATGAATGTGAATACGAAGTATGACTTTCTTCATGAATACAAACTCAACTGCTTTTGCTATAGTGTCTTGAAAGCTGCCACCCAAAAATTCAGTTGTAAAAATTTACTTGGCCAAGGCGATTTTGGTGATGTTTATATTGGATATATCAATCACTGCACCATGACTGCCGCAAGACCAGGTGGTGGATATGCAGTTGCAGTCAAGAGGCTAAGAAAGAAAGGAACACAAGGCGACAATGAATGGCTG aatgaattgaaatttttagccAGATTAAATCATCCAAATGTAGTGAAGCTCATAGGTTACTGCTCAGAGCGTGAGCATAGAATATTGGTTTATGAGTACATGATTGGAGGAAGCTTGGAGGCCCATCTTTTGAAGG ATGATGATACAGAGCTGAATTGGAGAAGAAGAATCAATATAGCACTTGGAAAAGCCAAAGGTTTAAATTTTCTTCACACACTTGGGAGGCTAGTCATTCATCGTGATGTCAAGGCCTCCAATGTCCTACTAGATGCTGAATTTCTGTCATTG GGCTTCAATCCAAAGCTTTCAGACTTTGGACTCGCCAAATATGGACACCAAGGTGACCAGTCCCACGTCTCCTCAAGGATACTTGGCACCAAAg GCTACTTCGCTCCGGAGTACATTGGGACAG GGCATTTGACACTAAAAACTGATGTATACAGCTTTGGAGTGGTACTCCTGGAGATCTTTTCAGGAAACTGTGCAGCCAAGAAATATTCAAATGGGCTTGAGGGTAACCTTGTGCAGTGGGCTAAACCATATCTTAGCAACAAGCTGGACATCCGTAGTGTTATTGACAAGAGAATTGGAGAGAACTTCCCAGGGGAAGGAGCTCAAGAATTTGCTCGGATCATCCTCCAATGCCTAAGTACAGATCCTACGGGCCGACCAGAGATGAGAGAAGTTGTAGCTAATTTAGAGAGACTAGAAAAAATATGTGAGAGGCGGAGCAATCATAACAAACCCATAACAAACTTCCATGGGACAAAGGGATGCCACATCTGA